In Candidatus Dormiibacterota bacterium, one DNA window encodes the following:
- a CDS encoding SGNH/GDSL hydrolase family protein: MSRILGAGLRAGAALVFAAGLAGCGSASSGQGGLPPAPLPTPAITTPPAGGRVAYAALGASETYGVGASPISDGYAYRLRDALRLTAADFADVAIPGATLGDAYQTELTNALTIQPTVSTVFFGVNDIRAGVPIARFTSDLSDLVTTLRRAGSRVLVVGVPDLGVIPAVRAALRGADAAALTRQWNAAMRGVAAATGAAFLDLEELSREISTHPEEIAPDGLHPSDAGHARLAAVILAALRSQGYVSA, from the coding sequence ATGAGCAGGATTCTCGGTGCGGGTCTCCGCGCCGGCGCGGCGCTGGTCTTCGCCGCCGGGCTGGCAGGGTGCGGGTCGGCCTCGAGCGGTCAGGGCGGGCTCCCGCCGGCGCCACTCCCCACGCCGGCGATCACCACGCCACCCGCGGGCGGCCGTGTCGCCTATGCCGCCCTCGGCGCCTCCGAGACGTACGGGGTCGGCGCCAGCCCGATCTCCGACGGCTACGCCTACCGGCTGCGCGACGCCCTGCGGCTGACCGCCGCCGACTTCGCGGACGTGGCCATCCCGGGCGCGACCCTCGGCGACGCCTACCAGACCGAGCTGACCAACGCTCTCACCATCCAGCCGACGGTGTCGACGGTGTTCTTCGGCGTCAACGACATCCGTGCCGGGGTCCCGATCGCCCGGTTCACCTCGGACCTCAGCGACCTCGTCACCACCCTGCGGCGGGCCGGATCGAGGGTGCTCGTCGTCGGCGTCCCCGACCTCGGTGTCATTCCGGCGGTGCGGGCGGCGCTCCGCGGCGCCGACGCCGCGGCGCTCACCCGGCAGTGGAATGCGGCGATGCGGGGCGTCGCCGCCGCGACCGGTGCCGCCTTCCTCGACCTCGAGGAGCTCTCGAGGGAGATCTCGACCCATCCCGAGGAGATCGCCCCGGACGGCCTTCACCCGAGCGACGCGGGCCACGCACGGCTCGCGGCGGTCATCCTCGCAGCGCTCCGCTCACAGGGGTACGTCAGCGCATGA
- a CDS encoding ABC transporter ATP-binding protein gives MTIETTGLTETSEPAVLVPTLCFEDVRTSLWAGGEEVRILRGVSFRLDPGELVALVGPSGSGKSTILGIAAGLDAPTSGRVVIDGTDISRMPERPLSRLRSRRIGMVFQSYNLLPTLTALENVELPLLVPGQPRRPPGRARELLAGLGLEHRLHHRPSQLSGGEQQRVAVARALVTDPTLLVADEPTGNLDTATGEALVDVLLEVRRHHGTTVLVATHNDALARRADRVLRVRDGALE, from the coding sequence ATGACCATCGAGACCACCGGGCTCACCGAGACCTCCGAGCCCGCCGTCCTCGTCCCCACGCTCTGCTTCGAGGACGTTCGCACGTCGCTGTGGGCGGGCGGCGAGGAGGTTCGGATCCTGCGCGGGGTGAGCTTCCGGCTCGACCCCGGCGAGCTCGTCGCCCTGGTCGGCCCGAGCGGGAGCGGCAAGAGCACCATCCTCGGGATCGCCGCGGGCCTGGACGCGCCGACGTCGGGCCGCGTCGTCATCGACGGCACCGACATCAGCCGGATGCCCGAGCGGCCGCTGTCGCGGCTGCGCTCGCGGCGCATCGGCATGGTCTTCCAGTCGTACAACCTGCTGCCGACCCTGACTGCGCTCGAGAACGTCGAGCTGCCCCTGCTGGTCCCGGGCCAGCCGCGGCGGCCACCGGGCCGGGCGCGTGAGCTGCTCGCCGGGCTGGGTCTGGAGCACCGGCTCCACCACCGTCCGTCGCAGCTCTCGGGGGGCGAGCAGCAGCGCGTCGCCGTGGCCCGGGCCCTGGTCACCGACCCCACCCTGCTGGTCGCCGACGAGCCGACCGGGAACCTCGACACCGCAACCGGCGAGGCGCTCGTCGACGTGCTCCTCGAGGTGCGACGGCACCACGGGACCACGGTGCTCGTCGCCACCCACAACGACGCCCTGGCGCGGCGGGCCGACCGGGTGCTGCGGGTCCGCGACGGGGCGCTCGAGTGA
- a CDS encoding FtsX-like permease family protein, translated as MTGALRLALRYVPRALARGGRRAVVTLLCIAVGVAAIVALEVAALSVGDALTTNVRAANGGDISVSTNSAPLSSSDLAVLRQLAARGVVSRWTAVSRVHATAGTPGGRLVPFDAAVVDTSTYPVGGQPTFVTPAGGNVQQLLRRPGDVLVSAVLADELGAHAGSPLHVDGVGGTGLQATVRGVLAQASLEHAAVMYVRLADAGTLTSAPPQYVSVYANVNGDATSTAALLRQAFPQAGITTVAEAVASAQQQVHDFHTFALLSGLVALLVAGVGIQNAMQSSLASRITEVAMLKALGNPPAVVGGLFALEAAALGAAGGAVGTAVGIGVSSAVTAAVVRATGLAASAHVDPGVVLEGIGLGLGATVLFSLLPISGAVAVRPLGLMRGDLLPARRSVPRQLGLLLVVVALFALLAAYVTGDLQASVLLVSGGVAICGLLTLLFAAAVGALARLRRPAHTATAAGVTAVSVVAVAVVAPRAPALAPLALLALAVWVAAALGPQRWRLWLLMAGRSLDRRRTRSAVTIVALFAGALSAGLTMTMASALHGQITDAIASSGSTNLVAVATDPSRDALLRSATRLPGVQISQATVIAAGRATAIDGVPVAAAPAPNATDDPGEGRLRALNGLTGYALGSGDLPGSIRVSEGRPLGPADAGTTNVLVDRSLGGPPTSLHPGSTVTLADATTGNRVTVTVVGTYGRAGLRSQLTSRYSPRVLGDETAARSLAGGGVETVLSMSIAPAQLDADSVVLQRAVPSALVANVNDLTVVVRTVLDNLLLVLTVVTAMVVLAGIAVVANSVTLALIERAREVALLKSVGFGPGHVLTVVVLEHGLAGFLASAAGVVSIATALAILSRQVLDTPIAVSVGISAALVSASVVVTALTAWLAARSGASARPSTALRNS; from the coding sequence GTGACCGGCGCGCTCCGCCTCGCCCTGCGGTACGTGCCCAGGGCGCTGGCGCGCGGCGGCCGCCGCGCCGTGGTCACGCTGCTCTGCATCGCCGTCGGGGTTGCGGCGATCGTCGCCCTCGAGGTCGCGGCGCTGTCCGTCGGCGACGCGCTCACCACCAACGTCCGCGCCGCCAACGGTGGCGACATCTCGGTGTCGACCAACTCCGCGCCGCTCTCGTCGAGCGACCTCGCCGTGCTCCGGCAGCTGGCCGCCCGCGGCGTGGTCAGCCGCTGGACCGCGGTGAGCCGGGTCCACGCCACCGCGGGCACCCCCGGCGGCCGCCTGGTCCCCTTCGACGCCGCCGTCGTCGACACCTCGACCTACCCCGTCGGAGGCCAGCCCACCTTCGTCACGCCCGCCGGCGGCAACGTCCAGCAGCTGCTCCGCCGTCCCGGCGACGTGCTCGTCTCCGCCGTGCTCGCCGACGAGCTGGGGGCGCATGCCGGCTCGCCGCTCCACGTCGACGGCGTCGGCGGAACCGGCCTGCAGGCGACCGTCCGCGGGGTGCTCGCCCAGGCGTCGCTCGAGCACGCGGCGGTGATGTACGTGCGCCTCGCCGACGCGGGCACGCTGACCTCGGCCCCACCGCAGTACGTCTCCGTGTACGCGAACGTGAACGGCGACGCCACCTCCACGGCTGCGCTGCTGCGCCAGGCCTTCCCTCAGGCGGGGATCACCACCGTCGCCGAGGCGGTGGCGAGCGCTCAGCAGCAGGTCCACGACTTCCACACCTTCGCCCTGCTCTCCGGCCTCGTCGCCCTGCTGGTCGCCGGGGTCGGGATCCAGAACGCGATGCAGTCCTCGCTGGCGTCACGGATCACCGAGGTCGCCATGCTCAAGGCGCTCGGCAACCCGCCGGCCGTCGTCGGCGGCCTCTTCGCGCTCGAGGCGGCCGCCCTCGGCGCCGCCGGCGGGGCGGTCGGCACGGCGGTCGGGATCGGGGTGAGCAGCGCCGTCACCGCGGCCGTGGTGCGTGCCACCGGGCTGGCGGCGTCGGCGCACGTCGACCCGGGGGTGGTCCTCGAGGGCATCGGTCTGGGCCTCGGCGCCACCGTCCTCTTCTCGCTGCTGCCGATCAGCGGGGCGGTCGCCGTCCGCCCCCTCGGCCTGATGCGCGGCGACCTCCTGCCCGCGCGGCGCTCGGTGCCGCGGCAGCTCGGCCTCCTGCTCGTCGTCGTCGCACTCTTCGCGCTGCTCGCCGCCTACGTCACCGGCGACCTCCAGGCGTCGGTCCTCCTGGTCAGCGGCGGGGTCGCGATCTGCGGCCTCCTCACCCTGCTCTTCGCGGCGGCGGTCGGTGCGCTGGCGCGGCTCCGGCGGCCGGCGCACACGGCGACCGCAGCCGGGGTCACGGCCGTGTCGGTCGTGGCCGTCGCCGTGGTGGCTCCGCGCGCGCCCGCCCTCGCGCCGCTCGCGCTGCTCGCGCTCGCCGTCTGGGTCGCGGCCGCGCTCGGCCCCCAGCGCTGGCGACTCTGGCTGCTGATGGCGGGTCGGAGCCTCGACCGGCGGCGCACCCGCAGCGCCGTGACCATCGTCGCCCTCTTCGCCGGCGCACTCTCGGCGGGGCTCACGATGACGATGGCGTCCGCGCTCCACGGGCAGATCACCGATGCCATCGCCAGCAGCGGGTCGACCAACCTCGTCGCCGTGGCCACCGACCCGTCGCGCGACGCGCTGCTCCGGAGCGCAACCCGCCTGCCCGGGGTGCAGATCTCGCAGGCGACGGTGATCGCCGCCGGACGCGCCACCGCGATCGACGGCGTGCCGGTGGCCGCGGCGCCGGCGCCCAACGCCACCGACGACCCCGGTGAGGGCCGTCTGCGGGCCCTGAACGGGCTGACCGGGTACGCCCTCGGCTCCGGGGACCTCCCCGGCTCGATCCGGGTGAGCGAGGGCCGGCCGCTGGGACCCGCCGACGCCGGCACCACCAACGTCCTCGTCGACCGGTCCCTGGGTGGGCCGCCCACATCGCTCCATCCAGGCTCGACCGTCACCCTCGCCGACGCCACCACCGGCAACCGGGTGACCGTGACCGTGGTCGGCACCTATGGGCGGGCCGGTCTGCGCAGCCAGCTGACGTCCCGCTACTCGCCCCGCGTCCTCGGCGACGAGACCGCCGCGCGCAGCCTCGCCGGCGGGGGCGTGGAGACGGTGCTGAGCATGTCCATCGCCCCGGCACAGCTCGACGCCGACAGCGTGGTGCTCCAGCGCGCCGTCCCCAGCGCGCTCGTGGCCAACGTCAACGACCTCACCGTGGTGGTGAGGACGGTCCTCGACAACCTCCTGCTGGTGCTCACCGTGGTCACCGCGATGGTGGTGCTCGCCGGGATCGCGGTCGTCGCCAACAGCGTCACCCTGGCGCTGATCGAGCGGGCGCGCGAGGTCGCCCTGCTGAAGTCGGTCGGCTTCGGACCCGGGCACGTCCTCACCGTGGTGGTGCTCGAGCACGGGCTCGCCGGATTCCTCGCGAGCGCGGCCGGGGTCGTGTCGATCGCCACCGCGCTCGCCATCCTCTCCCGGCAGGTGCTGGACACCCCGATCGCCGTCAGCGTGGGCATCAGCGCGGCGCTGGTGAGCGCCTCGGTCGTGGTGACCGCGCTCACCGCGTGGCTGGCGGCGCGCAGCGGAGCCTCGGCCCGGCCGTCGACGGCGCTGCGCAACTCCTGA
- a CDS encoding ABC transporter permease — translation MSLRDGFVLALRSALRRPARTALTVVAVALGSALLVALAVISQVADTRVISQLGRGGPATAIDVAAAAPDPVSPGSDNPTLGPAKNLDDAALAAIRRLPHVTSALPIVSQPVVVVPPPRGPAIPTLAGDDPDRGLPRPFTTTAVGIDLGAVRDLPVTLLAGRLPAGGSTVEVAVTLDYLDRLHLDLRRPQAVLGTEVEIGAPQVPAQPPAQNRARWSRAAITGVVAQQVGGGTLLTSLTLARTERAWQLAGVDGRSLGLPLPVSEYASIVVVADSLGSVHAVRAAISGLGYSTSAPEQLVATVQRYLHVVDVVLGAIGLIALLIAALGITNALLAAVRERRPEIGVLKAIGARDSDVLRWFLTEALICGVAGGLLGALGGLAAVALTAAAVNGYLVQQGLEGVDLGGAPWTTGLAGVAGSAVLALLAAAWPALRAARLPARDAMATT, via the coding sequence GTGAGCCTGCGCGACGGCTTCGTCCTCGCCCTCCGGAGCGCCCTCCGCCGCCCGGCGCGGACGGCGCTGACGGTGGTCGCCGTCGCCCTCGGAAGCGCCCTCCTGGTCGCCCTCGCGGTGATCTCGCAGGTCGCCGACACCCGGGTGATCAGCCAGCTCGGCAGGGGCGGCCCGGCCACGGCGATCGATGTCGCCGCCGCCGCTCCCGACCCGGTGTCCCCGGGCAGTGACAACCCGACCCTGGGGCCGGCGAAGAACCTCGACGACGCCGCCCTGGCCGCCATCCGGCGCCTGCCGCACGTGACCTCGGCCCTCCCGATCGTCTCGCAGCCGGTCGTCGTCGTCCCGCCGCCGCGCGGCCCCGCCATCCCGACCCTCGCCGGCGACGACCCCGACCGCGGCCTGCCGCGGCCCTTCACCACCACCGCGGTCGGCATCGACCTGGGCGCGGTGCGCGACCTGCCGGTGACCCTCCTCGCCGGCCGGCTGCCGGCGGGCGGCTCGACCGTGGAGGTGGCGGTGACCCTCGACTACCTGGACCGGCTGCACCTCGACCTCCGGCGGCCGCAGGCGGTACTCGGGACCGAGGTGGAGATCGGGGCTCCGCAGGTGCCCGCGCAGCCTCCGGCACAGAACCGCGCCCGCTGGTCGCGGGCGGCGATCACCGGCGTGGTCGCCCAGCAGGTCGGCGGCGGGACCCTGCTCACGTCACTGACGCTGGCGCGCACCGAGCGCGCCTGGCAGCTCGCCGGGGTCGACGGGAGGAGCCTGGGGCTCCCCCTGCCGGTCTCCGAGTACGCCAGCATCGTCGTGGTCGCAGACTCGCTCGGTTCGGTCCACGCGGTGCGGGCCGCGATCAGCGGTCTCGGCTACTCGACCAGCGCGCCGGAGCAGCTGGTGGCCACCGTGCAGCGATACCTCCACGTCGTCGACGTCGTGCTCGGAGCGATCGGGCTCATCGCGCTCCTGATCGCGGCGCTGGGCATCACCAACGCCCTGCTCGCCGCGGTCCGCGAGCGGCGCCCGGAGATCGGCGTCCTCAAGGCGATCGGTGCCCGCGACTCCGACGTCCTCCGCTGGTTCCTGACCGAGGCGCTCATCTGCGGGGTCGCCGGCGGCCTCCTGGGGGCGCTCGGCGGCCTCGCGGCGGTGGCGTTGACGGCCGCGGCGGTCAACGGCTACCTCGTCCAGCAGGGGCTGGAGGGAGTCGATCTGGGCGGAGCGCCGTGGACGACGGGCCTCGCCGGTGTCGCCGGCTCGGCGGTGCTCGCCCTGCTCGCCGCGGCCTGGCCGGCGCTGCGTGCGGCGCGGCTGCCGGCGCGCGATGCGATGGCAACCACGTGA
- a CDS encoding GDSL-type esterase/lipase family protein, whose translation MTRSRFAAVATAAAALAACGTAQTTPAIAPGPVLAPAGMPVVFAALGASETAGAGLSDMSLQLRAAWPQLFFNAALPRAATYYNYGVGGITAAEALQLEVPAALAVHPTLATVFFTLNDLVRGVSSARFEADLDVIVHALRQGGRATVLVANTPHLEDLPAYRACLSPLRASTCPFPTPVTVPPPSEVAALVDAYDAAAARVAAREGAILVDLAANSADVIARPELVAEDGFHPSPLGHAEIARLFAVAYAQRR comes from the coding sequence GTGACCCGCTCGCGCTTCGCCGCGGTGGCCACCGCCGCGGCGGCCCTCGCCGCCTGCGGAACCGCGCAGACAACACCGGCGATCGCCCCGGGCCCGGTGCTCGCTCCCGCCGGGATGCCCGTCGTCTTCGCCGCGCTGGGGGCCAGCGAGACGGCGGGGGCGGGCCTCTCCGACATGTCCCTGCAGCTGCGGGCGGCGTGGCCTCAGCTGTTCTTCAACGCGGCGCTCCCGCGGGCCGCGACCTATTACAACTACGGCGTCGGAGGGATCACCGCGGCCGAGGCGCTGCAGCTCGAGGTGCCCGCCGCACTCGCCGTGCATCCCACCCTGGCCACGGTGTTCTTCACCCTCAACGACCTGGTGCGGGGGGTGAGCAGCGCCCGATTCGAGGCCGACCTCGACGTCATCGTCCACGCGCTGCGCCAGGGCGGCCGGGCCACGGTGCTCGTCGCCAACACCCCCCACCTCGAGGACCTTCCCGCCTACCGCGCCTGCCTGTCGCCGCTGCGGGCGTCGACCTGCCCGTTTCCCACGCCGGTGACGGTGCCCCCGCCGAGCGAGGTGGCCGCGCTCGTCGACGCCTACGACGCCGCCGCAGCCCGCGTCGCCGCGCGCGAGGGGGCGATCCTCGTCGACCTCGCGGCGAACAGCGCGGACGTCATCGCCCGTCCCGAGCTGGTCGCCGAGGACGGATTTCACCCGAGCCCTCTCGGGCACGCGGAGATCGCGCGCCTCTTCGCGGTCGCGTACGCGCAGCGACGCTGA